The Vibrio mangrovi genome includes a region encoding these proteins:
- a CDS encoding MerR family transcriptional regulator, with translation MKISELSKRTQVSIRMIRYYEERGLLIPTRTASGYRQFTAEHIEQINKIKILKDVGFTIEDIRPVMQCQLEAKDGQICGQLKEKITRKIEQIDQSVANLIQAKATLSQYV, from the coding sequence ATGAAAATTAGCGAACTATCTAAACGAACTCAGGTGAGTATCAGGATGATCCGTTATTACGAAGAAAGAGGATTACTGATCCCTACACGGACAGCATCGGGTTATCGCCAATTCACCGCAGAGCATATTGAACAGATCAATAAAATAAAAATACTGAAAGACGTCGGTTTTACCATTGAAGATATCCGCCCGGTCATGCAATGCCAGTTGGAAGCAAAAGACGGGCAGATCTGCGGGCAGTTAAAAGAAAAAATTACCCGGAAAATAGAACAGATTGATCAATCGGTAGCCAACTTAATTCAGGCGAAAGCAACCTTATCCCAATATGTATAA
- a CDS encoding EthD domain-containing protein, translating into MMKLICIVKRLPELSYEEFLDHWCYQHADLIKKYADVLGINRYVQSQSIESREIQSQMTSLRNMTDFDFDGIAELWYPSLEIHLNSRNTLEGAQALEEIIADEKRFIDLSRSRMWYSCEYTVL; encoded by the coding sequence ATGATGAAGTTGATATGTATTGTGAAGCGATTACCTGAGTTAAGTTATGAAGAGTTTCTGGATCACTGGTGTTACCAGCATGCAGACTTGATCAAAAAATATGCGGATGTTCTGGGAATCAATAGATATGTTCAGAGCCAGTCGATCGAATCTCGTGAGATTCAGTCACAGATGACATCACTGAGAAATATGACGGATTTTGACTTTGATGGTATTGCGGAGCTTTGGTATCCCAGTCTTGAAATCCATCTGAATAGCAGAAACACACTTGAAGGTGCACAAGCGCTTGAAGAAATTATTGCTGACGAGAAACGGTTTATCGATTTATCCAGATCCCGAATGTGGTACAGCTGTGAATATACTGTTTTATAG